From the Centropristis striata isolate RG_2023a ecotype Rhode Island chromosome 5, C.striata_1.0, whole genome shotgun sequence genome, the window ATGCCTTTTCCAAAAAATGTGTGCCAAACGGTAGATGGAAACACTTCTTCCAAATAAGTTCTGAAAGCgcaaacatttaactgacaTAGCTGTTTTACGTTGTTGGTGTCTTCTCGCCATTTTCTCTCATGGCTGGCCAAAGTTTTCCGATttgcaacctcttttttgttttttctcttgcgctatctcttcttctactgtctagtgacagattagcctacattGAGGACTTTCAATGTCAGCACACATGTTTTAACTCTGGTCTACCAGTCCCTCATTGAATCCATACTCACTTTCAATATCTCTTCCTGGTACAGCCTCCTCTCATCCAAACACCAAACTTTCCCGTACAGTTAAGCAGGCCAGCAAAATCATTGGAGCACCACAAACCCCCCTCTCAGAACTGTACAGCCGCTCTGTGATCAGGAAGGCCACCCTGATCACAGAAGACTTTTCTCACCCCCTCCACCACTGCTTCCAGCTACTGCCATCAGACAAACGCTATAAGGTTCCACTGGCCAGgaaaaacatctacaaaaaaTCCTTCGTCCCCTCTGCAATAACCAccctgaacaacaaaaaatgaacactctgttgcttttaacagccccccccccccccccccccccctcctttttagtttaatttctgTCACTCGTgacagacaataaagttctatctatctatctatctatctatctatctatctatctatctatctatcatctacagcaatacattacaccgGCATCTTCTGACAAAACTAtcttcatgcagctttgtttttttcgCTCTAAACGGCTGGTGACCATGCTAAGCAAGCTAATATGCttaacatacacacattcattgTCCCCAGATGATGAATTGTACTAACTCTGATATCCTGACTTTTCATCTTGTGCCCGGTCAAAATTTGGTTTGTGACTAAATGCTTGCAAAATTCATAACATTCAAGTGAGCCTGGGCTAAACTTAGCATACTAACACACTAAACTAACAAGCAATAAACCTACCATTATCACTGTGAGCGCGTTATGCTGCTGTGAGCATTTACCTCTTACTACTTTGGACCTGTCCTGTCAACCAAGTCAGTTATGGTTTCAGGAAGGAAAACATGGGTGGGATTTGAAAGCCGTGTGAATCATTTTAATCATGTGTGGATATCATCCAGTGAAATCTCAGGTGGCCTTTACACTAAGCTATGATTATCACTATCCCGGTCATCTGTACAGGAAGGTATCGGGCCAGGCCAAGCTTTCACCTGTAAACAATGGCTACAAGTATTGCTAACAGAGACACTATTATTCTATTGAAAACCTACAGTTATTTCTAAATACCCAGCCCACTGTTCAATGTTGAAGCAAGGCCAAAAGCTTGCTAGATGTTCCCACCCATTTCCTAAATATATTTCCATCTAGACGCCTTAGTTGTaggctttttctttcattaGAGAATTTATCCTCAACACATTTATTATAGGCTTCAGTGAGACTGAAGCAAGCATGTAAACAGTAATCAGGGGAGCAGTAAATAACATGGTTTCTGAAGGTCAGAGCTGACAGGGATAACTAAACACTTGCCTGTGTGAATCATCAGACTGGTCCGGCCCTTCCAATCCTAGGAAAGATTACGTAAAGGAGTACATAAGTAGTTTAGTATTCCACTTCCATAAATTTGCAGGACTAAGAAAAGACTGATTTTTATGAGCCAGAAGTGGGTGAATCTCTCCAGAAATGCTGAATCCTACATGTCCCATTAATCAACTAATACTATTTTTTCATTAGACCCTCTTTGATTGTAAAATTACTTTGATATGTACAATTTTAATCACTTAATTTGACATTTAACATTTGACAATATCAATTGGCACACAGACCTTAATCCTAAATTTAGCTTACTTAAGCATGTTTTCTTTGGTACACACATACGTAGTCATAAGTCATACCacgcaaacatttttttgtggagtattataataataccaTAGAAGTACTTGGAATCTATTGTTTCAGAGTAGGTTAAGCCAACACATAGTACATGTACTTGGTGGGATAGATAAAAGCACAAGGAGATCCTCTCAATATGTTTGAGAACTAATTGATTTTGACAAGTGTACATTTCTAATCCCTTAGCATGTGATCCATTAGAGTCTGTGTCTCATCCTGACTTTCAGATGGGGTTGCCACAGTGGAGAGCCCAATCGCAATTCAGCTTGTATGGACTTTTCATGTAACTTTGAACAATTGGTTTGACTCGATAACCGAGGACTTACATTGGTGGATTTTGTAATGCAGAGGGAAGATTTAAAAGTTACCGAGGTCAAACAGCGTAAAGGAATGTAAGAAGCAGTTTCAGTCTTTAAGAAGCTGAGGAAAGCATTTCCACAATGGGTCAGCGCCTAAGTGAGGATTGTGACCCAGACAAGGAAATTGATGTGGCAGAGCTGCAGGAATGGTACAAAAAATTTGTTGTGGAGTGCCCAAGTGGAACTCTATTCATGCACGAGTTTAAGGGATTTTTTGGCGTTACTGAAAACAAGGAGGCCGCAGATTACATTGAAAACATGTTTCGAGCCTTTGACAAGAACGGCGTAAGTACCAACTAGTGAAGATTTGTTGCTGTTGATGCCTGTTATTGAGcacatgatttctttttttagagctgaaacaattagttgATGGACAAAATACTGAATGGCTAATTTTGGTAGTTGATTCATTTGGTAAATAATGTCATAAAAGCCAGAGTGTGCCAGTTCCAGATAAAGTGATTACTTCTTTGAATATTAGACAAAACAGGCAATTTGAATAGGTCAGTTTTTAGCCCTTTGAAatgaaaatttgaatttttcacaatttctaaacaaataattgagaaaataatcagctaTCCTTACTTGCAGCCCTACgtattattttaatgtgtatATCTCATCTAAAAAAGACTCTTTATATTTTATCTTGCAGTAACAAATTGCTTCCTTTCCAAgtaaataaacttttgtttcatAACATTTTAACTCTTTCTCTTCATGTACACAGGACAACACCATTGACTTTCTGGAGTATGTGGCAGCCTTGAACTTAGTCCTGAGAGGCAAACTGGAACATAAGCTAAAATGGACATTCAAAATGTATGATAAGGATGGAAGCGGATGCATTGATAAAACTGAGCTTCTTGAAATTGTAGAGGTAATATTGACTATTATATATACAGCAGCTATATGCAACTATTGATCTGTGAAgctttcaaaacattttaaagactaTTTCAAGATAAATCAGTGGGCTATGATGAAACGTTGTCAGAGACAGAGCCATTGTAACGGTCTTTCCTGTCACTCTCAGTCTATTTATCGACTGAAGAAAGCCTGCCACGGAGAGCTGGATGAGGAATGTAATCTGCTGACCCCAGACCAAGTGGTTGACCGGATATTTGAGCTGGTTGATGAAAATGGAGATGGTGAGTGTTTGTCACAGTTTTCTGACAGCTTAAATGCTTCATGAATGTTTCAAAAGGCCTTTGTTGGGCTGCTGTAatggctttgtgtgtgtttgtgtgtgtgttattgttgtacagTCTGCTGTACAACAACAAGGAACACTTAATATTCATTAATTCAGGAgtggagcaaggttattatagttaacgaaaactaacgaaacaacgaaaactagaattgaaaaaacattttcgttaactgaaataaaaataaaaactagagtttttttgaaaaacgataactaactgaaactgtattgtgtggttacaaaactaactaaaactaactcaaattatagtgaaaatgtccttcgtttccgtttttgtcaacttttttcattcataattcagtgtttctatttgaacatgcaacacatggtaactATGTTTACTCAGActtggatgtctacactagaaccaaaattcaaaacagttaacaaccttattggggctgagatggataaaccaaaggaaataaaggcaaaatttattatgacctctttgaatctggcaccaaacacataccccattacaaaaaaactaaaactaacactaaaactaataaaaactaaactaaaactaagcattttcaaaaaataaaaactaaactaaaactacaaaactcactcttaaaactaactaaaactaactgaatttgaaaacaaaaattcacaacgaaattaaaactaaaactaatgaaaaatccaaaactattataaccttggagtGGAGTAATGTACGGTAGAATAATGACTGTCCATCGTCACTTAGGGGAGCTCTCGCTGGATGAGTTCATCGATGGAGCACGGAGGGACAAGTGGGTGatgaagatgctgcagatggACGTCAATCCCGGGGACTGGATGGGCGAGCGGAGACGCAGTTCTGACTCCTGAGGCTGGAGCATGGACTGTTAATCTGTCAGATACACACATCCTTCATGTGTGACCActcatttgtaattttgtatctattGCAGTTtctatgtacagtatataaaagACAACACCAACGTCATCTTGGCATTGCTATGTATGCTGTTGTGTAAGATCAAGAAATAACTATGCTATACTTTGCTTGCAACTATTCATTCAGTTTGGTTTAGGTTCAACACAGTAGTCTTGACCTGTTTTTTGCCAGCTATAGTCTTGTATGTCTGTTTATGTCTGTATTTTATAGATGCTGCAGACTAAGGTGCTTActgttttttggttttgtctcataaaattagcaaaaaagtgATTTACAGGCATAATTAAAGCCCTGCCACCACCATAGCCCCCACACAGACTGTGATTGGtgttttatttgtcataaaataaatacctgCATTGGGATTTTGGCTGTATCACCCAGCCCAATACCTAAAGTTATTCCCATCATAGCTCTATCCATGAATCTGAATctaataaaatggaataaatacaatttcacatggtatgttttgttttctagaAATATGATGTATTCAAATCAGTAAATTATAATATTCAATTCAACTACAACATTTcaattacataataataaatatttaagattAGCAAAGACAATTTTATGATTTTCAGCTGAAAAATTTTTTGTTGGTAGTTTCCTATTATTGTCaatgttgacattttaaaatgatgtatTTTGGTGTTAATATGCTGTCTGGAAAGAATATTATCTTTCACTTTCAATCGATGCTGCCCCTTTACAAAGTGCcggtgtcgtgccaaaaagtgattgcctgccagaatctgatttctggccgcgggagcgcgcacggcagcccgttgagcggtagcgtaaacacgtctgcttttctctggattaaacggtcttaatatgcagatacacacaactgtattataatgtaattatagcaaAGGCATGTGGCTTCGAAAGTTTAACGTTTTTCGTTGCGTAATTATTACAACTGTGGCCAAAAGAAGTGTATAGTTTGTAGTGAAATCAGACATGGCAACTACGTGATAGACACGTCTATTTCAGTTTTCACCTCGCAAAAACTGATTGAAGGCATAGTATAGTTACTgagaggttatttctgcctaaatatgacttgatctcattcatgagcttcataatgtaaacactagagctcacaggacagcttggaatccctttaaaggaccattacaacacaaaataggcattttcacctgccaaaaattgattgaaggccagatacagttactcaaaggttatttctgcctaaatatgacttgatctcattcatgaacttcataatgtaaagatctgaccgctcaacgggctgccgtgcgcgctcccgcggccagaaatcagattctggcaggcaatcactttttggcacgacaccgGTATTTGTCTTTGTAGTTTCTCGCGAGAAGACAGACCGAGACTTGGCTGCTTCCTGTCCTGCATGAAAGCTGAGCAACACACCAGCATCCTGAAACTATATTTATTTAGCATTAAAACGGCCTCCTACAGTCAACTGTTTGTAAGCTGCGCGCGACGCACTTTATTGTCGCGTTATAAGAGAGCTAACAAGTGTTCTCGCagttgttttattctgtgttcaAAACAGAACAAGCAGAGCAAACTCACGGCACAGGCGCTCCAGTCACGGCTGTCAATGTCGTCGAAACTCGAGAAACCAGTCACTAGGAAAATTAAGGTAAAgcttaaaaaaattctgtcttGGTTTAACGTgaggtaaaaaacattttttttgtcttggttCAACGTGAGATAAAAATGTTTCCGTTTCTCTTGTTTATTTCTTGTTCTGTCACTTCTTTACACGGTGCACTGCTGCCCCCTCCTGGCCAGCCTGTAGAAGACAGCTACTGGAGACTGAATTATGTCACTGGGAGCCTGTTCTCCTGCCCTAAGGACGACGCTTTGGCTCACTGCATCAGTGAGGACTGCCGCATGGGGGCAGGAATAGCAGTGATGTTCAAGAAGGAGTTCAAAGGGGTAGAGGAGTTAAAGGAACAGAGTGAGTCAGCCCTTTTATTAAAAATTCATCAGGAGTGAACATGTCTTATTTTAGGGGGGGTATTGATTCCCAGGCAATCATTTTGTTCAGCACAGAGAcacctgtttttatatttagcaGAAGTCCAATAAAAATCAAAGTTATACTTACTTTAGCAGACAATAGCAGGTGTACATTTTCCATATCAGTTGACACAGAATTTGGAGGCTTTTATGTATTCAACCTCCCATcacatgaaaatattattttatgcaTCGTCTTGGACACATTTAATCAATATGCATCCTTGTATCCATCCCATGTAGTCTCTGTGGaaacttaaagggatagttcagctTTATTGAATTTAAGTATTATGTGAAGTAAGTTTTGTACGAGGTACGTATTGATCGTCGGTGTCACCTACAGTAGTtgaagttgaaaaaaaattaaaaaactatatgtgtgtgtgtgtatatatatatatatatatatatatatatcagtctAAGTATACACTGTAttgaaaatattttcactgctttacctggccgtcagacagccctttttTGTTCTGCCAGGCAAAATTGAAgacaatttgacaaaaacaataattttacctgGCAGAACATGGGAGTTTCTGATTTACCACTGCCTCGATTGGTTTGTcagtcacacaaaaatatgtatattatctgACGAGAGCATAGAAGTtcttaaaacataaacataatcaTGAGTGTCTGGCGGCAAAGTAAAGctgtaaaaatattctaaatctagcataaactttttttattttatgcttttttaaaatttgtattaaaatacGTCATGCTGCTGTCGCCGTCCACAGGTTTCCATTTCAGTACTCTTGCATGCTTCTCAAACTGGGCTGGGGTCGTGCCAAAGGTCATGTTGTAGGAAATAAACGTTAATTAAGCACCTCATACAATGCCACTTCAAAACATCTAAATtatccctaaccctaaccctaaccactatACATCTTTGGGTTggatttttctatttctttttgcAGCACAGCATGAATTTGTAATGACTTGTTCACCAGCACTTAGCAGTTTATGGGGGTTTTAAAAACAGTGTGCTTGGAGTTTGCATTGTGTCTTATTCTGATGTGGCTATCTGCTTTTTATCTCCAAACAGAAAAACTGACAGGAGAGTGTGCTgtactaaaaagagacagacGTTATGTCTACTATCTGGTAAATTAGAATTATTTTGTATGCAAAATTAGCATTTTAACATCAATATTATAggtaatattgtgtattttctgttatTATATTGCAGATCACAAAGAAAAAAGCCACCCAAAAACCAACCTATGACACCCTGACAAGAAGCCTggaggacatgaggacacacTGTGTAGAGCACAGAGTAACAAGAGTGTCAATGCCTCGGTTTGTATTTCCAGTAATTTAGTGATACTTAATCAAGCCAGGTTCAAGAGAGAACTAATCATTTGCTCgttcaatgcattttaaatgtgaCTAAATTAGCGTTTGCCATCTCTTCCTCACAGTATTGGTTGCGGCCTGGATAAACTGCAGTGGAACAGAGTGGCAGAGATACTGGAACAGGTCTTccaacacacaaacatctcCATCACAGTCTACAGCCTCCCTGAGAAAGCAGAGACCACAGTGATGAAGGAAAACATGCGCAGATGATTGATAAAAGTTTGTTTATTGTGATTATAAGTTTATGCACTTTTCTGTATTGATCCCATATGCATTTCTTGAaaataaattttgttttttgcacatCATTATCATCCAAACTCTCATACATTTCTACTTATCATCTATTATATTTATCAATAGTCACTTTGAATAGTTTGCAGCTTTTTGGCAGGATAAGGCTACTTTCCAAACACACTAAATCAAGATGAAACTGGGATTTGTCCACCTGTTTTTAATGGTCATGTGGTATTTTACACCAGGACATTTGAGCCTAAAATATCCGGCATCTCTTTATTTGCACATCCATCCACCAGGCAATTACATTGTTAACTGAGCAAACAgtgcatttgcatttgtttgtggGCATCATATAACTTTTAGAGTGCCCATTGTAGTCTCTGCAGATGGTTGAAGTATTGTGTGATCCATTATTGATCTGGCTGGGTATTGTTCTTCAATGCAGCTGGGACACATCGGAGATACCAGATGTGAGTGAAAGAGAAGGTGACAGGGAACCTGACACCACAAAGTCAATCCCACACATCCATTTTCCAGGGTTGAAAAGCCTTTTTAACACAAACTGAAGTAGGAAGCAATCTCCGTTCAAAGCAGTCTATTACATTAGTTGGATTAAATAATCTAAGTGAAGGGGGCTCCATTTAATAATTTGATGACATGTACTTCAGGTGTGAGTAATTATCATAAACCTTAGTAGCAGTGAGACTGCCTGAACATGCTCAGTAGTTTGCCGTCTGTGACCCTCCCTCTCCTTTGGGGCACTTTCAATAATTCATGAGGAAAAGGCATTACTCGCCGTACACTGCGGCTGCCTGCCCATTTCCCCATATATCTATGGTTGGCTGGAAGACTGTACTTCGGCATCACTGCAACCAAccccctctcctccacctcctcctccctcctcccttcccATCCCCCTTCTTGCCTGGCAATTAGACTCCACACTGCAGCAGAGCCACCTAGCCACGCTGCAGTGAGTGCAGGGAAATCTCCCTTCATCTGACCTGCTGTCTCACCTCGACATGCTGCGGCTGGTGGACTGTGCATCCAAATCTAACAGCCCCTCTCCTCTTTGTTCCTgtgcagcttcttcttcttgtcccaCTGCGGTCCACTGATTCCCCGCCGATGCTCTCCCCCATTCCCActctcactccttttctctcccacatactccccccaccccctcccctCACTGTCCTccattcctttttttctttgctcgATGCGTATGAAATTGCAGAGCTCAGC encodes:
- the guca1b gene encoding guanylyl cyclase-activating protein 2, translating into MGQRLSEDCDPDKEIDVAELQEWYKKFVVECPSGTLFMHEFKGFFGVTENKEAADYIENMFRAFDKNGDNTIDFLEYVAALNLVLRGKLEHKLKWTFKMYDKDGSGCIDKTELLEIVESIYRLKKACHGELDEECNLLTPDQVVDRIFELVDENGDGELSLDEFIDGARRDKWVMKMLQMDVNPGDWMGERRRSSDS
- the oard1 gene encoding ADP-ribose glycohydrolase OARD1, which translates into the protein MKAEQHTSILKLYLFSIKTASYSQLFVSCARRTLLSRYKRANKCSRSCFILCSKQNKQSKLTAQALQSRLSMSSKLEKPVTRKIKPVEDSYWRLNYVTGSLFSCPKDDALAHCISEDCRMGAGIAVMFKKEFKGVEELKEQKKLTGECAVLKRDRRYVYYLITKKKATQKPTYDTLTRSLEDMRTHCVEHRVTRVSMPRIGCGLDKLQWNRVAEILEQVFQHTNISITVYSLPEKAETTVMKENMRR